The genomic segment GCATTCCGGGTAGTGCCGCCTGGATTTTCGGCCCAACGGGGACATATCCTTGCCCCGGCAACCTTTTGGGAGGATCGCTCGTGAAACGCTGCGCCTGGGCCGGGGACGACCCCCTCTACGTCGCCTATCACGACACCGAATGGGGCGTGCCGGCGCGCGACGATGACCGTCTGTTCGAGTTCCTGATCCTCGAGGGCGCACAGGCGGGCCTGAGCTGGATCACGGTCTTGCGCAAGCGCGAGAATTACCGGCGC from the Rhodospirillales bacterium genome contains:
- a CDS encoding DNA-3-methyladenine glycosylase I, with translation MKRCAWAGDDPLYVAYHDTEWGVPARDDDRLFEFLILEGAQAGLSWITVLRKRENYRRAFDGFDPEKIARYGKSKIARLMRDAGIVRNRLKIEGAIANARAFLDVRDEF